Proteins encoded within one genomic window of Macrotis lagotis isolate mMagLag1 chromosome 3, bilby.v1.9.chrom.fasta, whole genome shotgun sequence:
- the LOC141516923 gene encoding olfactory receptor 5D13-like, producing MVSTDKNQSSEVVFILLGFSDYPDLQVPLFLLFLTIYAVAVVGNVGMITIIQISPKLQTPMYFFLKNLSFVDFCCSTTVTPKLIENLIVEDRSVSIKGCITQFFFATVCVMTEMAMLAVMAYDRLVAICYPLLYSVAMSPKVCSVLVTVAYSWGIIFSLIFTYSILVLTFCETKIIDNFICEYLVFLSASCSDKHFSEIILFIFVNLSLYCTLIIILSSYLFIFVTILKMHAGRGRYKAFSTCASHLTAVTIFYGTILFLYCIPNSKNTGLVVRIGSAFYTVMIPMLNPLIYSLRNKDVKETFRKLMDLKTISQ from the coding sequence ATGGTGAGCACTGACAAGAATCAGAGTTCTGAAGTCGTCTTCATCCTCCTAGGATTCTCTGATTATCCAGACCTCCAGGTGCCCCTCTTTCTACTGTTCCTCACCATCTATGCAGTTGCTGTTGTAGGAAATGTGGGCATGATTACTATCATCCAGATCAGTCCAAAACTCCAGACACCCATGTACTTTTTCCTCAAAAACTTGTCCTTTGTGGACTTCTGTTGTTCCACTACAGTTACACcaaaattaatagaaaacttAATTGTAGAAGACAGAAGCGTCTCCATCAAGGGCTGCATCACACAGTTTTTCTTTGCTACTGTTTGTGTGATGACAGAGATGGCCATGTTAGCAGTGATGGCTTATGACCGCTTGGTTGCTATTTGTTATCCTTTGCTCTATTCAGTTGCCATGTCCCCAAAAGTCTGTTCTGTTCTAGTGACTGTAGCATATTCATGGGGCATAATTTTTTCGCTTATATTCACCTACTCAATTCTTGTTTTAACTTTTTGTGAGACCAAAATCATTGATAACTTTATATGTGAGTATCTAGTTTTTCTATCAGCTTCTTGCTCTGATAAACACTTCAGTGAAATAatactttttatctttgtaaatcTCAGTCTATATTGCACTCTCATCATTATCCTTTcatcttatctttttatttttgtcacaaTCCTCAAAATGCATGCAGGCAGAGGGAGATATAAAGCTTTCTCCACTTGTGCCTCCCACCTGACTGCTGTTACCATTTTCTATGGGACCATCCTCTTTCTCTATTGTATTCCAAATTCTAAAAACACAGGCCTTGTGGTCAGAATAGGATCTGCTTTTTATACTGTGATGATTCCTATGTTAAATCCCTTAATATACAGTCTAAGGAACAAAGATGTGAAAGAAACCTTCAGGAAATTAATGGATCTCAAAACCATTTCGCAGTAA